In Candidatus Hydrogenedentota bacterium, a genomic segment contains:
- a CDS encoding PfaD family polyunsaturated fatty acid/polyketide biosynthesis protein — protein sequence MNYFDDWTQVLSCLDTPLCVIRETTGLRYAAIDTKRDTVPYENVLAFVPASLPGFLGDPSFCRDFKLRYPCYAGSMAHGIASEALVVAMAEAGMLGFFGAAGMSVDSLKPIIERLKQRLPHQSFGINLLNNPGDSTWETQVIDLLLEQEIHIIEASAYLMPSLALVKFRLKGVFQDRDGQICVPNRIIAKLSRTEVGRRMFAPPPQKLVDRLLKSGEITAQEAHLASFIPLAQDITAEADSGGHTDHRSALALLPSMLKIAAEMEEEHQYSFPLRVGLGGGIGTPAAAAAAFAMGAAYIVTGSVNQACLESGSSPQVRELLAQVTQSDVTDAPAADMFEMGVKVQVLKKGTRFAERASRLYELYRSHNSIEEIPDEDRLKIEDIIFNKSLEAVWEDTQAFFEPRNPLQLERAAKNPKYKMALIFRWYLGSASHWANQGTPGREEDYQIWCGPAMGAFNDWARGSFLEEPNRRSAPLVALNFLYGAALLQRVQNLRAQGIPINVPPLFPPPQEQFAQYNDPTEKTKDALH from the coding sequence GTGAACTATTTTGACGATTGGACGCAGGTCTTGTCCTGCCTTGATACACCCCTTTGTGTGATCCGTGAAACGACAGGGCTCCGTTATGCAGCCATCGATACGAAGCGCGACACAGTGCCCTATGAAAATGTACTCGCCTTCGTGCCCGCCTCTCTTCCCGGATTCTTGGGTGATCCAAGTTTTTGCCGAGATTTTAAGCTCCGCTACCCTTGCTACGCCGGAAGTATGGCACATGGCATCGCCTCAGAAGCCTTGGTCGTTGCCATGGCGGAAGCGGGTATGCTGGGATTTTTTGGCGCAGCAGGCATGTCCGTGGATTCCCTGAAACCGATTATTGAAAGGCTTAAGCAACGTCTGCCCCATCAAAGCTTTGGCATCAATTTGCTGAACAACCCCGGTGATTCCACCTGGGAAACGCAAGTCATTGATCTCCTTTTAGAGCAAGAGATTCATATCATTGAGGCGTCCGCCTATTTAATGCCGTCCCTGGCTTTGGTAAAGTTTCGGTTGAAAGGCGTTTTTCAAGATCGAGACGGACAGATCTGTGTGCCCAATCGTATCATCGCCAAATTATCGAGAACCGAAGTGGGACGGCGTATGTTTGCGCCGCCGCCGCAAAAACTCGTGGATCGTTTATTAAAAAGCGGGGAGATCACGGCGCAAGAGGCGCATCTCGCTTCTTTCATTCCCCTAGCTCAAGATATCACCGCAGAGGCTGATTCCGGCGGACACACCGATCACCGATCTGCATTAGCACTGCTGCCGTCTATGCTCAAGATTGCCGCCGAGATGGAAGAAGAACACCAATACTCCTTCCCCTTAAGAGTCGGGCTGGGCGGCGGTATAGGAACACCCGCTGCCGCTGCAGCGGCTTTCGCCATGGGCGCAGCGTACATCGTCACAGGCTCAGTCAACCAGGCCTGTTTAGAATCGGGCAGCTCGCCCCAAGTACGTGAACTTTTGGCACAGGTAACACAAAGCGATGTGACAGATGCGCCTGCTGCGGATATGTTTGAGATGGGCGTAAAGGTGCAGGTGTTAAAAAAAGGGACTCGTTTCGCAGAACGGGCGTCGCGCTTATACGAACTGTACCGCAGCCACAACAGCATTGAGGAAATACCGGACGAGGATCGTTTAAAAATAGAAGACATCATTTTTAATAAATCCTTAGAAGCCGTTTGGGAAGATACACAAGCATTTTTTGAACCGCGAAATCCCCTTCAATTGGAGCGTGCCGCTAAAAATCCAAAATATAAAATGGCCTTAATTTTTCGATGGTACCTCGGTTCCGCATCCCATTGGGCAAATCAAGGAACACCGGGGCGCGAAGAAGATTATCAAATTTGGTGCGGGCCTGCCATGGGCGCTTTTAATGATTGGGCACGAGGCTCGTTTTTGGAAGAGCCGAACCGTCGCAGTGCGCCCCTGGTTGCCTTGAATTTCCTTTATGGCGCCGCACTGCTGCAGCGTGTCCAAAATCTCAGAGCACAGGGGATTCCGATCAACGTGCCCCCACTTTTTCCGCCGCCGCAAGAACAATTTGCCCAATACAACGACCCAACGGAGAAAACGAAGGATGCCCTTCACTAA
- a CDS encoding PKD domain-containing protein, which produces MRYSFHDLLFILFTVLVSFWGSADVAILGAASTADEGNANTFSFNVTVPPDTELAVVGISNAGHRKVNSVTMGSQAFTTGIRSTDAPGDERDGRAELWYLVNPPAGAQTISADMTGASKKKAIGCLFMSGVNLSALSGAPKRAIQGRSGDNTNPSISFSNTETPAGSVVVSVIGYDSENLSIRGSGYIEQWNIKASQSFADHSRHGCSTLAGTSLDTITAAWETPKPGALSKDWGMVAMVVPSSYFGIAAIDPDTLSVNDNDPNDTLVGTLHALDSDNKPPYVWTLINNAGGRFKLSPSNTADVQVRIADTTLLDAGQHASHTIRVGARNDQYPGVFEKDILIEVEDTTAPKIGTASASIPFGVAGSFVIFSAEISDNAALDGLPTMTLEEEPLVFYQQDGDLFSWGWNVPVNWPDGPIAVRVTAQDTAGNETSKTTEDCIIIDNTKPTISGLQASHSYAREGDMVVVSVHIQDQYGIAPSPSLEVAGIDCGLPDINGNVYTWAVGISSVFPEGPVDLVVTAEDFAANQAQGVGAAFLTIDFTPPIIAAISSSHMYAKLNDTVTFQAAVIDNFGLNALPKMFLNGSLLAQPTAAGSSYYWHCPITAAVAQGSATLEVQAVDLAGNQSSLMPASTLLIVDYTQPSISSLQVAPQRAKGGTSLTLSAQVIDNYGLQTPPTMRINGNSIPEPSHSGYIYTWKYVVPTTPLPPEGAAEITISAVDFAGNTYNYVNTNSLTLDPNPPVFSNPIVTPAMLRAGQTTLIDVPVYDISPIGGTPVLLVNGVSALYGGYDELEGFNKMLHFSFTCTSATLQGDAELTLTAADTLGNSRTVSYTDYLLIDKTPPLITNIAVSPSISRAGGTVAITFDAEDLYTEVEANPTVIVNGAQASYYSRLGSHYTYRYTLRNSTLDPDGFATIFVACRDILGNAISQQNSNKLFIDNSKPLLSNLVVFPDKAKEGTKITIGFTAWDEHGLGAVPIVKVNGNSTFFSRSEGSTFEYSYTVRQTYDEEGYATLEMRVVDAIGNVLLSESTGLLLVDFTAPTGSVIINNNAVFTRSADVLLSVNGADGTLGSGVQGMSFSDDGVNWSAWVPYAATHQWQLKGGQGYKTVYLRLRDQVGNTTVHPISDTIVLKSKALTVDRDGSPEVNGLKGDGIVLEVTPRNVFGSVQSYEWFKDGQTIEGFGPTLVINNFDELDSGHYVCKVTDEIESAVSQPFVVGLSEENQVPTLSYLGVGLLCAVLIAAALVMFRRSRPLLKYLSLAVLLGWGFSAAAEVVVVYSARASSPMDLSDDAMDALAREQGAIEIWTRLENGESRREPVRFGEPGVGLPGFTSYQREGFADEMNKGLPITLQKDGTEELYIPLSDEATRVYSQNMNKGLDTPSFEMKLIVDGDTLVSEKRFETFEGMEPRPHRLRLDYPGGAIVQLFDYTDTPPTPMPPAYLRKVGTDDDEKSDVTPKSWVTEDKDAGEVQTREVQFVVPPQGLGNLGFDSGWVPGGTGPDAGGFIIQVRINAQAGYTFDAAVNGAFHLDSDDMLGLGAAAGNWGFYFGAEFFMKAAFDIPPILGFDLDPFVVDIPYVPDFKLVASDRDSFNSWLLDSESVVRDGGGRTNVVNLNILSLLLSQGVLPDLPSWVPLPKVGVSLDVGAIAEGHLRCDRIALSDGQQYVHEGQQRNIYVPPFGYQSIVEYREDAHLNLGVKFYPFVYFSWDLYVFDFGYKWPTDFDNPDNLLARLEWLPVSHTSFPFTNAELNFTGQPSTLPANDWFTEMFTPVIRTNDISHHQIRFTPNLSNNFYSACSGPTTAYRTDLTGGIPVSLGDDDFVKISLTDNKQVSLYGVNYDSFYIGSNGYLTFNTGDTSNNITLENHFNQPRISGLFLNLDPSKGGTISYKQLPNRMVVTYDHVHLANIITEQTANFQIEMFFDGRIVITWLQQDTYIGLIGLSRGSGVPQLFKNSDFTQYPGCLTEIAPEYGIRVNFEPPEVLPYGPRWRVGSGEWRSTGTYTSVPLGASAVYFNYISLYWDAPVTIITQQMTPDVFVDLTPVWKRATGRVNVSPQPATASWVVTDEDGGVYTGTGPSSIKDVPTGMVSIEWLPLSTYETPSPNMQQALLYGNMVVDFTANYAPIIGEGTASLLVSILPQKAKEAGAQWRANEGPWINSDVIAPVPDGDITIEFKELPGWTQPTPINIFLNRDTSSVFTRAYARHTGRIRIVTEPPNAPWYFIDGDGIQHVGSGERVFYEVPTGNALRVSWAPVPTYSVPVPNPTVFSLAQNEGKRIVGAYIPITGIGEGVVSVNLHPPAAIDDGARWRLFGDEWRVSGGMVAVTDGEQTILFEDIPGWITPEPMTVNVVRDITNTFDAEYVRITGTVEVEVTPANASWTLTDADEGIHTYMGNAVIENVPAGELSIYWEDLDNYEAPQPNPAVYVLEADETLKLSGSYTESILTVDFNAFPLYGPPPLEVSFQDLSHSTTKDIVEWRWYFGDGKVSTERNPTHVYRDVGTYTVTLTAVTFDKMDMISKKQLVSVTAGVPASGVFSLTLAAVVVAVAGMFLLRRKGHA; this is translated from the coding sequence GAGCGCGACGGGCGGGCTGAGCTTTGGTATCTTGTGAATCCGCCTGCCGGAGCACAAACCATTTCCGCTGATATGACGGGCGCCTCGAAAAAGAAAGCCATCGGATGCCTCTTTATGTCCGGGGTAAATCTGAGTGCTCTTTCCGGCGCACCCAAGCGAGCGATTCAGGGTCGATCAGGGGATAACACCAATCCCTCTATCAGTTTTTCCAATACAGAAACACCGGCCGGTTCTGTGGTCGTCTCTGTCATAGGCTATGACTCAGAGAATCTCTCAATCCGCGGAAGCGGCTATATCGAACAATGGAATATTAAAGCATCACAATCTTTCGCCGACCATTCCCGGCACGGCTGCAGCACGCTGGCCGGTACGAGTTTGGACACGATCACCGCTGCGTGGGAAACGCCGAAGCCCGGAGCACTCTCTAAAGATTGGGGCATGGTTGCCATGGTCGTCCCCTCCAGTTATTTTGGTATAGCCGCTATTGATCCTGATACGCTAAGCGTCAATGACAATGATCCGAACGACACGCTTGTCGGCACGCTCCACGCTTTAGACAGTGATAATAAACCGCCTTATGTATGGACTTTGATTAATAATGCCGGCGGCCGCTTTAAGCTGAGTCCGAGCAATACGGCGGATGTGCAAGTGCGCATTGCCGATACGACCCTCCTTGACGCGGGACAGCACGCCTCACACACCATCCGCGTCGGCGCGCGAAATGACCAATATCCCGGCGTCTTCGAAAAAGATATTCTCATCGAAGTCGAAGATACAACGGCGCCGAAAATTGGAACGGCTTCCGCGTCCATACCCTTCGGCGTTGCAGGTTCCTTTGTAATCTTTAGTGCTGAAATTTCCGATAACGCGGCCTTGGATGGTCTGCCGACCATGACCCTTGAAGAGGAGCCCCTCGTCTTTTACCAACAAGATGGAGATCTATTCAGCTGGGGATGGAATGTGCCTGTAAATTGGCCGGACGGTCCCATAGCCGTCCGTGTGACGGCGCAGGACACCGCAGGCAACGAAACCTCGAAGACCACAGAAGACTGTATTATTATCGATAATACAAAACCCACTATTTCGGGATTACAGGCGTCTCACAGTTACGCACGGGAAGGGGACATGGTCGTTGTTTCTGTTCACATACAAGATCAATATGGGATAGCTCCCTCTCCAAGTCTTGAGGTCGCCGGTATCGACTGCGGTCTTCCCGATATCAATGGAAATGTATATACGTGGGCTGTAGGCATTAGCTCCGTATTTCCGGAGGGGCCCGTCGATCTTGTCGTGACGGCCGAGGACTTCGCTGCAAACCAGGCGCAAGGTGTGGGAGCCGCTTTCTTGACCATTGACTTTACGCCGCCCATTATTGCAGCGATAAGCTCCAGCCACATGTACGCAAAACTGAATGATACCGTCACCTTTCAGGCGGCGGTAATCGATAATTTCGGATTGAACGCCTTACCGAAAATGTTCCTCAACGGATCCTTGCTCGCCCAGCCCACAGCCGCCGGAAGCAGCTATTATTGGCACTGTCCCATCACCGCCGCTGTGGCACAAGGCTCAGCTACCTTAGAGGTGCAAGCCGTTGATTTGGCAGGAAACCAGTCGTCCTTGATGCCTGCATCAACCCTGCTTATTGTGGATTACACGCAGCCCAGTATCTCTTCATTACAAGTTGCGCCGCAGCGTGCTAAGGGCGGCACCTCACTGACACTGAGCGCTCAGGTCATCGACAACTACGGTCTGCAAACGCCTCCGACCATGCGTATCAATGGCAATTCCATTCCGGAGCCAAGCCATTCGGGATACATCTACACGTGGAAATACGTGGTTCCGACTACGCCGCTCCCGCCCGAAGGTGCCGCTGAAATAACTATTTCTGCCGTTGACTTTGCCGGCAATACGTACAATTACGTGAATACAAATAGCCTTACACTGGATCCCAACCCGCCTGTCTTTAGCAATCCCATCGTTACACCTGCCATGCTGCGCGCCGGACAAACAACCTTGATTGATGTTCCTGTTTACGATATCAGCCCCATTGGCGGCACGCCTGTTCTTTTGGTAAATGGCGTATCAGCTCTCTATGGGGGCTATGATGAACTAGAGGGGTTCAACAAGATGTTGCATTTTTCATTTACTTGCACCAGTGCCACGCTCCAGGGCGATGCCGAGCTAACGTTAACGGCAGCAGACACGCTCGGGAACAGCCGTACAGTATCCTATACGGATTATTTGCTTATCGATAAGACGCCGCCGCTCATTACCAATATTGCGGTCAGCCCCAGTATCAGCCGGGCCGGCGGAACAGTTGCGATCACCTTCGATGCTGAGGATCTCTATACCGAAGTGGAAGCCAATCCCACTGTAATCGTGAACGGTGCCCAGGCAAGCTATTATTCCCGTTTAGGTTCCCACTACACGTATCGGTATACGCTGCGTAATAGCACCCTTGATCCGGACGGATTTGCAACCATCTTCGTTGCATGTCGCGATATATTAGGTAATGCCATTTCACAACAAAATTCCAACAAACTTTTTATTGATAATTCAAAGCCACTCTTATCGAATTTAGTTGTATTCCCCGATAAGGCGAAAGAAGGAACAAAAATAACCATCGGCTTTACGGCTTGGGACGAACATGGTCTGGGCGCTGTGCCTATTGTTAAAGTAAATGGCAACTCCACATTTTTCTCCCGCTCAGAAGGCAGCACCTTTGAGTATAGTTACACCGTACGGCAGACCTATGATGAGGAAGGTTACGCAACGCTTGAGATGCGTGTTGTGGACGCCATTGGAAATGTTCTTCTTAGTGAAAGCACGGGGCTGCTGCTCGTTGATTTTACGGCGCCCACCGGTTCCGTGATCATTAACAATAACGCCGTTTTTACAAGATCTGCTGATGTGCTTCTTTCCGTAAACGGTGCTGATGGAACGTTGGGCAGTGGTGTTCAAGGAATGTCCTTCAGCGATGACGGCGTCAATTGGAGTGCTTGGGTACCCTATGCAGCAACACACCAATGGCAGCTCAAAGGCGGACAAGGCTATAAAACCGTCTATCTCCGACTTAGAGATCAAGTCGGGAACACTACGGTTCATCCCATTTCCGATACCATTGTACTGAAATCCAAAGCACTGACCGTTGACCGTGACGGTTCTCCCGAAGTGAACGGACTGAAAGGGGATGGCATCGTTTTGGAGGTGACGCCGCGCAACGTCTTTGGCTCTGTTCAATCCTATGAATGGTTCAAAGATGGTCAAACTATAGAAGGTTTCGGACCTACCTTGGTAATAAATAATTTTGATGAATTAGACAGCGGTCACTATGTGTGTAAGGTCACCGATGAAATAGAATCTGCAGTATCTCAACCTTTTGTCGTCGGTCTGTCTGAAGAAAACCAAGTGCCTACCCTTTCTTACCTCGGTGTTGGCTTGCTCTGTGCCGTGCTGATCGCTGCCGCTCTGGTCATGTTTAGACGTTCCCGGCCTTTATTGAAGTACTTGTCTTTGGCTGTGCTGCTGGGTTGGGGCTTCTCCGCTGCTGCGGAAGTGGTTGTCGTCTATTCCGCCCGAGCCTCTTCTCCCATGGATCTCAGCGATGACGCTATGGATGCCTTGGCGCGAGAGCAGGGCGCTATTGAAATTTGGACGCGCTTGGAAAATGGCGAATCACGGCGTGAACCGGTTCGTTTTGGAGAACCCGGTGTGGGGCTGCCGGGCTTCACCTCCTATCAGCGCGAAGGTTTCGCCGATGAAATGAATAAAGGTCTTCCCATTACCTTGCAGAAGGACGGCACGGAAGAACTGTATATTCCTTTGTCTGATGAAGCGACGCGTGTATATTCACAAAATATGAATAAAGGATTGGATACGCCTTCCTTTGAAATGAAATTGATTGTAGACGGCGACACGCTTGTCTCTGAAAAACGGTTTGAAACTTTCGAGGGCATGGAGCCACGGCCCCATCGGCTCCGTCTCGATTATCCCGGCGGCGCCATTGTTCAGCTCTTCGACTACACGGATACGCCGCCCACCCCCATGCCGCCCGCATATTTACGGAAGGTTGGAACCGATGATGACGAAAAATCCGATGTCACACCCAAATCGTGGGTCACAGAAGATAAAGACGCGGGCGAAGTGCAAACCCGGGAAGTGCAGTTTGTCGTTCCGCCTCAAGGTCTCGGGAACTTGGGTTTTGATTCCGGTTGGGTGCCCGGCGGAACCGGTCCCGATGCAGGCGGTTTCATTATCCAAGTGCGGATTAATGCACAAGCAGGCTACACCTTTGACGCTGCTGTAAACGGAGCTTTTCATCTGGACAGTGATGATATGCTCGGGCTGGGCGCAGCTGCGGGTAATTGGGGATTTTATTTTGGCGCAGAATTCTTTATGAAAGCCGCCTTCGATATCCCGCCTATTTTAGGATTTGATTTGGATCCCTTTGTTGTAGACATTCCCTATGTGCCCGACTTTAAATTGGTCGCCTCTGATAGGGATAGTTTCAATTCGTGGCTCCTCGATTCTGAATCTGTTGTGCGTGATGGCGGCGGCCGTACCAATGTGGTGAACCTCAATATTCTGTCCTTGCTGCTTTCGCAAGGGGTTCTCCCTGATCTGCCCAGCTGGGTCCCTCTTCCCAAAGTGGGCGTGTCCTTGGATGTAGGCGCTATTGCAGAAGGGCATCTCCGTTGTGATCGAATTGCATTGAGTGACGGACAGCAATACGTACATGAAGGACAGCAACGGAACATTTATGTGCCGCCTTTCGGCTATCAGTCTATCGTGGAGTACCGTGAGGATGCGCATCTGAATCTCGGTGTAAAATTTTATCCTTTTGTCTATTTCTCTTGGGATCTCTATGTCTTTGATTTCGGGTACAAATGGCCCACAGATTTTGATAACCCTGATAATTTACTCGCACGACTGGAGTGGTTGCCCGTTTCGCATACGAGTTTCCCCTTTACCAATGCGGAACTTAATTTTACAGGACAGCCGAGCACCCTGCCTGCCAATGACTGGTTTACAGAGATGTTTACACCCGTGATCCGCACCAATGATATCAGTCACCATCAAATCCGGTTCACGCCCAATCTCTCCAACAATTTTTACAGTGCCTGTTCAGGACCGACCACGGCTTACCGAACTGATCTGACGGGCGGGATACCCGTCTCCTTAGGTGATGATGACTTCGTGAAAATATCGCTGACCGATAACAAGCAAGTGTCGCTTTACGGCGTCAATTATGATTCTTTTTATATTGGCAGCAATGGATACTTGACCTTCAATACAGGTGATACAAGCAATAATATCACTCTGGAAAATCATTTCAACCAACCCCGTATTTCAGGATTGTTCTTGAATTTGGATCCTTCAAAAGGCGGAACCATTTCATACAAACAATTACCCAATCGGATGGTCGTCACCTACGATCATGTCCATCTCGCCAATATCATCACGGAACAAACCGCTAATTTCCAAATTGAAATGTTTTTTGATGGGCGCATTGTCATCACGTGGCTGCAACAGGACACGTACATCGGGCTTATCGGTCTATCCCGAGGCAGCGGTGTGCCGCAACTTTTCAAAAACAGCGATTTCACCCAATACCCGGGATGCCTTACCGAGATCGCTCCTGAATACGGTATCCGCGTTAATTTTGAACCGCCCGAAGTATTGCCCTATGGACCGAGGTGGCGTGTTGGATCCGGTGAATGGAGGAGTACGGGAACCTATACCTCCGTTCCCTTAGGCGCAAGCGCAGTCTATTTTAACTACATCTCTTTATACTGGGATGCGCCCGTGACTATCATCACCCAACAGATGACTCCGGATGTATTTGTCGACTTAACCCCTGTATGGAAACGTGCCACAGGCCGGGTGAATGTTTCTCCCCAACCTGCCACCGCGTCGTGGGTGGTCACCGATGAGGACGGCGGCGTTTATACAGGAACGGGTCCGTCTTCAATTAAGGATGTTCCCACCGGGATGGTTTCCATTGAATGGCTGCCCTTGAGTACCTATGAAACGCCCTCGCCCAATATGCAGCAGGCACTGTTATACGGCAACATGGTTGTCGACTTTACAGCAAATTATGCGCCCATCATTGGGGAAGGAACCGCTTCATTACTGGTCAGCATCTTGCCGCAGAAAGCCAAAGAGGCGGGGGCGCAATGGCGTGCCAATGAGGGGCCGTGGATTAACAGCGATGTCATCGCGCCCGTACCCGATGGCGATATAACCATTGAGTTTAAAGAGCTGCCCGGCTGGACACAACCCACGCCGATCAATATCTTTCTTAATCGTGATACCAGCAGTGTGTTCACCAGAGCCTACGCACGGCACACGGGAAGAATACGAATTGTCACTGAACCTCCCAATGCCCCGTGGTACTTCATCGATGGTGATGGAATACAGCATGTAGGATCGGGAGAGCGGGTTTTCTACGAGGTGCCCACCGGCAACGCCCTTCGGGTTAGTTGGGCGCCTGTACCGACCTATTCAGTGCCTGTACCGAATCCCACCGTATTTTCATTGGCGCAAAACGAAGGCAAACGTATAGTCGGCGCTTATATACCTATAACGGGAATTGGTGAAGGCGTTGTATCCGTCAACCTCCATCCTCCGGCGGCTATAGATGACGGCGCAAGATGGCGGCTCTTTGGCGATGAGTGGCGCGTCAGCGGAGGCATGGTTGCCGTGACCGACGGTGAACAGACGATTCTCTTTGAGGATATCCCCGGCTGGATCACACCGGAGCCTATGACGGTGAACGTGGTTCGCGATATTACCAATACCTTCGACGCCGAGTATGTACGGATTACAGGTACCGTAGAGGTTGAAGTGACGCCTGCCAATGCCTCATGGACGCTGACAGACGCCGACGAAGGCATCCACACTTACATGGGCAATGCGGTTATCGAGAATGTGCCGGCAGGTGAACTCTCCATCTACTGGGAGGACTTGGATAACTATGAAGCGCCTCAGCCGAATCCTGCCGTTTATGTCCTGGAAGCTGACGAAACCTTGAAGCTTTCCGGGAGCTACACGGAATCTATATTAACCGTTGACTTCAACGCCTTCCCCTTATACGGACCGCCGCCCTTAGAGGTTTCCTTCCAAGATTTGAGTCATTCTACGACCAAGGACATTGTCGAGTGGCGCTGGTATTTTGGAGACGGAAAAGTCAGTACGGAACGGAATCCTACCCATGTCTACCGTGATGTTGGCACCTATACGGTGACCTTGACAGCGGTAACCTTCGACAAGATGGATATGATTTCCAAAAAACAATTGGTTTCCGTGACTGCCGGCGTTCCGGCAAGCGGCGTCTTTAGTTTGACCCTTGCCGCGGTCGTAGTTGCCGTGGCAGGTATGTTCTTGCTTCGGAGAAAAGGACACGCATAA
- the lspA gene encoding signal peptidase II — MPFTKKNIVILLVLGLVIALDHITKGIAIYYLKDTGQVYSFWGDLFRLQYAENSGAFLSLGANLPEALRSMIMTGLNAVILAALLLYLILRKKISLLLLYGLSMIVAGGLGNLIDRVVRGGHVVDFMNMGITTNTFMLRTGIFNVADLAIMAGLFLVVLNEVLEIRQKKKTALKEVQQKK; from the coding sequence ATGCCCTTCACTAAAAAAAATATTGTTATCCTATTGGTTTTGGGGCTTGTGATTGCTTTGGATCACATCACCAAAGGCATCGCCATCTATTACCTTAAGGACACCGGGCAGGTTTATTCTTTTTGGGGTGATTTATTCCGCCTTCAATATGCGGAAAATAGCGGCGCTTTTTTAAGTCTCGGCGCAAATTTACCGGAGGCACTGCGTTCCATGATCATGACCGGGTTGAACGCTGTTATTCTAGCCGCTCTTCTGCTTTACCTTATCTTAAGAAAAAAAATCAGCCTTTTATTGCTGTATGGTTTAAGCATGATTGTAGCCGGCGGCTTGGGAAATCTTATTGACAGAGTCGTGCGGGGGGGGCATGTGGTCGATTTTATGAATATGGGAATCACCACCAATACCTTTATGCTGCGGACGGGCATATTTAATGTGGCAGATCTAGCAATTATGGCAGGGCTTTTTCTAGTTGTACTCAATGAAGTGTTAGAGATTCGCCAAAAGAAAAAGACTGCTTTAAAAGAGGTGCAACAAAAGAAATAG